The Phormidium ambiguum IAM M-71 DNA segment GGGAATAGGTGTGATTGGATGCGATCGCTGGTGCGAAACTGACGCACTTGATACTCCCCATCAAGCAGCTGGAATACAGAGACAGTGGGTTGTTTGGGAGTACCAATAAAGCGCACACCACCTAAACCGAGATAATCCACAATCCAGTATTCAGGAATACCCATTGCCTCGTAGTCAACAAGTTTGTAACCATAGTCATCTCGCCAATTGGTACTGACAACCTCAACAATCAGGGGGATGGATACGCCATAAATCAGAGTAGATTTTTTCTCCCATAAAGGCTCAGATGCTAACTGGCGACGGTCTACTAATAGTAAGTCAGGATTGTAGCCAGTTTCCTTATGGTTTGGTTTGACTAAGGCTTTTTGAGGAATGCGATAAGGCAAATGCAGTCGGGAGTATAAGAGAGTTAATTCCTGCGTCAGGAATCCTGTAACATCTTCATGAAGGCCAGTGGGTTGCATCTCTATGATTGTGCCATCGTGTAATTCGTAGCGGTGATTCTCTGGTAGCCAGTCGATAAACTGATCGAAAGTTACTAATTTTGGGTGAGCTTGGATCATCGATCGCACCTCCTGCATTGAACCAGAAAAACTTGAATGATTCTTGGCTTTTTCAATTCTAATTAATGTTATTATCGCTTACGAGCGATCGATCTCTTGCCAAAAAATCCTACGCACGCTTAAAAAATAGTAAGAACGCAAAATAAATTTGGAGAAGGCACAGTCACAAAAAAAGTGTTCAGAAAATTGCAGTTGATGATAGGCTGTAGCAGCGATAGCCGATAAGCGATAAGCGAAGCAGTACCCGGAGTCAAAAGAAACTCGCATTATGGAAGAGAAAACAGGGGTCAATTCGGGAACCAATTAACGACATCAGTAACTTTAAGGTGGAATTTTTTAGCCAAAGAAATATTATGACCTGGGGAAAAGCCACACAGAGCATTGTAATCATCGATGTGCATGGCAGATAA contains these protein-coding regions:
- a CDS encoding Uma2 family endonuclease; the protein is MIQAHPKLVTFDQFIDWLPENHRYELHDGTIIEMQPTGLHEDVTGFLTQELTLLYSRLHLPYRIPQKALVKPNHKETGYNPDLLLVDRRQLASEPLWEKKSTLIYGVSIPLIVEVVSTNWRDDYGYKLVDYEAMGIPEYWIVDYLGLGGVRFIGTPKQPTVSVFQLLDGEYQVRQFRTSDRIQSHLFPELNLTAEQIFQAQK